Proteins encoded in a region of the Takifugu flavidus isolate HTHZ2018 chromosome 8, ASM371156v2, whole genome shotgun sequence genome:
- the csde1 gene encoding cold shock domain-containing protein E1 isoform X7, giving the protein MGSPWKGFVEFTLPASTPTAYVSADLSSTSPVGLSLSPYGRSMSFDPSMLHNNGHTAYANGTGPGIRETGVVEKLLTSYGFIQCSERQARLFFHCSQYNGNLQELKIGDDVEFEVAPDRRTGKPIAVKLLKIKPEMLTEERISGQVGPVLHAYPFTELHASINPVVSAVPTHLDGKSAPGQVPTGSVCYERNGEVFYLTYTSDDVEGNMRVDMGDKVSFYIETNKLTGAVSARNIQLVKKKQLRCQGVVCATKEAFGFIERADVVKEIFFHYSEFKGDLEALQAGDDVEFTIKDRNGKEVATDVRLLPQGTVIFEDISIEQFEGTVVKVIPKVPTKNQNDPLPGRISARIGFTEKELPFGEKDTKSKVTLLEGDHIQFNISTDRRDKLERATNIDILPDTFNFTKETREMGVIAAIRDGFGFIKCVDRDARMFFHFSEVLEETQLHISDEVEFTVVPDMLSAQRNHAVRIKKLPKGTVSFHTQSEQRFVGVVEKDTVATKNSSPNKNKEKGKVIEKEPDEGVIVYDDCGLKVSVPYHTKDLEAGIHLQAGDKVEFSISEVKRTGLQSAVSVRLLNRTVSKKVYGFVATLKDNFGFIETANHDQEIFFHYSEMCGDLDSLELGDTVEYSPSKGKGNKISAEKVTKVAPVNALGEDIDATVITGKVIRPLRSVDPSQSEYQGLIEVIEEGASKCQKIPFGIMSMANKADCLQKGEPVKFQLCTVAQTGQKMACIVVPQRRALVECVKDQFGFITYEVGESKKLFFHVKEVQDSLELQTGDEVEFTVVLNQRTGKFSACNVRRISEAPKPVVTPRPERLVKRLKSVTLDDANAPRLIVLRQPRGPDSTKGFGLERKVRQPGIID; this is encoded by the exons ATGGGCAGCCCCTGGAAAGGCTTTGTTGAGTTTACCTTGCCTGCGTCAACACCCACCGCGTATGTTAGTGCTGACCTGAGCAGCACCTCCCCTGTTGGACTCAGCTTGTCTCCATATGGCCGATCT atGAGTTTTGATCCAAGCATGCTACATAACAATGGACACACTGCCTATGCTAATGGCACAGGGCCTGGCATCAGAGAGACTGGTGTGGTAGAAAAGCTCCTTACTTCCTACGGGTTCATCCAGTGTTCTGAACGGCAGGCGCGACTTTTCTTCCACTGTTCTCAGTACAATGGCAACCTGCAAGAGCTTAAAATAGGAG ATGATGTAGAGTTTGAGGTGGCCCCTGACAGGCGCACTGGCAAGCCCATTGCAGTTAAGCTGTTAAAAATAAAGCCAGAGATGCTGACAGAGGAGCGGATCTCTGGTCAGGTGGGGCCAGTCCTGCATGCCTATCCCTTCACTGAGCTGCATGCTAGTATTAATCCA GTTGTCTCAGCAGTACCAACACACTTGGATGGAAAGTCTGCTCCCGGCCAGGTGCCCACTGGCAGCGTTTGTTATGAAAGAAATGGG GAGGTGTTCTACCTTACTTACACGTCTGATGATGTGGAAGGTAATATGCGTGTGGACATGGGTGACAAAGTCAGCTTTTACATTGAAACCAATAAACT TACTGGTGCAGTCAGCGCTCGTAACATTCAGCTTGTGAAGAAAAAGCAATTGAGATGCCAGGGCGTGGTGTGTGCTACAAAG GAGGCGTTTGGGTTCATTGAGCGGGCCGATGTTGTGAAGGAAATCTTCTTTCACTACAGCGAGTTCAAGGGTGATCTGGAAGCCCTCCAGGCTGGGGATGACGTTGAGTTCACCATCAAGGACAGAAAC GGTAAGGAAGTAGCCACGGACGTGAGGCTGCTGCCTCAAGGAACAGTCATCTTTGAAGACATCAGCATCGAGCAGTTTGAAGGCACTGTTGTCAAGGTCATTCCCAAGGTTCCTACCAAAAATCAG AATGACCCTCTTCCGGGTCGTATCTCTGCTCGGATTGGGTTCACTGAGAAGGAACTCCCATTTGGCGAGAAAGACACAAAGTCCAAGGTGACGCTGTTGGAGGGAGATCACATACAGTTCAACATCTCCACCGACCGCAGAGATAAGCTGGAAAGGGCCACGAACATCGACATCCTCCCAGACACCTTCAACTTCACCAAGGAGACTCGCGAAATG GGTGTGATTGCAGCTATACGTGATGGCTTTGGCTTCATCAAGTGTGTAGATCGCGATGCTAGGATGTTCTTTCACTTCAGTGAAGTTCTAGAGGAAACCCAGCTACATATATCAGATGAAGTGGAGTTCACTGTAGTGCCT GATATGCTGTCAGCTCAGAGAAACCACGCTGTTCGCATTAAGAAGCTCCCTAAGGGCACGGTGTCCTTCCACACTCAGTCCGAACAGAGGTTTGTGGGTGTGGTGGAGAAGGACACCGTGGCAACCAAGAATTCTAGTCCTAACAAGAACAAGGAGAAG GGTAAAGTTATAGAAAAG GAACCGGATGAAGGAGTTATCGTATATGATGACTGTGGGTTGAAAGTCAGTGTGCCATACCATACCAAAGACCTGGAGGCAGGAATTCATCTACAGGCTGGAGACAAG GTGGAGTTTTCGATTAGTGAGGTGAAACGCACTGGCCTGCAGAGTGCAGTGTCTGTGAGGCTCCTCAACCGCACAGTCTCCAAGAAGGTTTATGGATTTGTTGCCACACTGAAGGACAATTTTGGCTTCATTGAGACTGCAAATCATGATCAGGAGATTTTCTTTCACTACAG TGAGATGTGTGGAGACTTGGACAGTCTCGAACTGGGAGACACTGTGGAGTATTCGCCTTCTAagggaaaaggaaacaaaatcaGTGCTGAAAAGGTTACCAAAGTGGCTCCAG TGAATGCTCTAGGTGAAGATATTGATGCAACAGTGATTACAGGGAAGGTTATCCGCCCCTTACGCAGCGTAGATCCCTCCCAGTCAGAATACCAGGGGCTTATTGAAGTCATAGAGGAAG GGGCAAGTAAATGCCAGAAAATACCCTTTGGGATTATGAGTATGGCCAACAAGGCAGATTGTCTTCAGAAAGGAGAACCTGTGAAGTTCCAGCTTTGCACAGTTGCTCAAACTGGGCAGAAGATGGCATGCATCGTGGTGCCGCAACGCAGAGCCTTGGTCGAGTGTGTCAAAGATCAG TTTGGTTTCATCACATATGAAGTTGGTGAAAGCAAAAAACTGTTCTTCCACGTAAAAGAGGTGCAAGATAGCTTGGAGCTCCAGACGGGTGATGAGGTGGAATTCACAGTCGTCCTCAACCAGCGCACAGGGAAATTTAGTGCCTGTAATGTACGCAGAATCAG TGAGGCGCCCAAACCTGTTGTTACTCCACGCCCAGAACGTTTGGTGAAGAGATTGAAGAGCGTTACCCTTGATGATGCAAATGCTCCTCGCCTGATTGTTTTAAGACAGCCTCGTGGTCCAGACAGTACAAAG GGCTTCGGTTTGGAGCGTAAGGTGCGCCAGCCCGGGATCATCGACTGA
- the csde1 gene encoding cold shock domain-containing protein E1 isoform X11, protein MGSPWKGFVEFTLPASTPTAYVSADLSSTSPVGLSLSPYGRSMSFDPSMLHNNGHTAYANGTGPGIRETGVVEKLLTSYGFIQCSERQARLFFHCSQYNGNLQELKIGDDVEFEVAPDRRTGKPIAVKLLKIKPEMLTEERISGQVGPVLHAYPFTELHASINPVVSAVPTHLDGKSAPGQVPTGSVCYERNGEVFYLTYTSDDVEGNMRVDMGDKVSFYIETNKLTGAVSARNIQLVKKKQLRCQGVVCATKEAFGFIERADVVKEIFFHYSEFKGDLEALQAGDDVEFTIKDRNGKEVATDVRLLPQGTVIFEDISIEQFEGTVVKVIPKVPTKNQNDPLPGRISARIGFTEKELPFGEKDTKSKVTLLEGDHIQFNISTDRRDKLERATNIDILPDTFNFTKETREMGVIAAIRDGFGFIKCVDRDARMFFHFSEVLEETQLHISDEVEFTVVPDMLSAQRNHAVRIKKLPKGTVSFHTQSEQRFVGVVEKDTVATKNSSPNKNKEKEPDEGVIVYDDCGLKVSVPYHTKDLEAGIHLQAGDKVEFSISEVKRTGLQSAVSVRLLNRTVSKKVYGFVATLKDNFGFIETANHDQEIFFHYSEMCGDLDSLELGDTVEYSPSKGKGNKISAEKVTKVAPVNALGEDIDATVITGKVIRPLRSVDPSQSEYQGLIEVIEEGASKCQKIPFGIMSMANKADCLQKGEPVKFQLCTVAQTGQKMACIVVPQRRALVECVKDQFGFITYEVGESKKLFFHVKEVQDSLELQTGDEVEFTVVLNQRTGKFSACNVRRISEAPKPVVTPRPERLVKRLKSVTLDDANAPRLIVLRQPRGPDSTKGFGLERKVRQPGIID, encoded by the exons ATGGGCAGCCCCTGGAAAGGCTTTGTTGAGTTTACCTTGCCTGCGTCAACACCCACCGCGTATGTTAGTGCTGACCTGAGCAGCACCTCCCCTGTTGGACTCAGCTTGTCTCCATATGGCCGATCT atGAGTTTTGATCCAAGCATGCTACATAACAATGGACACACTGCCTATGCTAATGGCACAGGGCCTGGCATCAGAGAGACTGGTGTGGTAGAAAAGCTCCTTACTTCCTACGGGTTCATCCAGTGTTCTGAACGGCAGGCGCGACTTTTCTTCCACTGTTCTCAGTACAATGGCAACCTGCAAGAGCTTAAAATAGGAG ATGATGTAGAGTTTGAGGTGGCCCCTGACAGGCGCACTGGCAAGCCCATTGCAGTTAAGCTGTTAAAAATAAAGCCAGAGATGCTGACAGAGGAGCGGATCTCTGGTCAGGTGGGGCCAGTCCTGCATGCCTATCCCTTCACTGAGCTGCATGCTAGTATTAATCCA GTTGTCTCAGCAGTACCAACACACTTGGATGGAAAGTCTGCTCCCGGCCAGGTGCCCACTGGCAGCGTTTGTTATGAAAGAAATGGG GAGGTGTTCTACCTTACTTACACGTCTGATGATGTGGAAGGTAATATGCGTGTGGACATGGGTGACAAAGTCAGCTTTTACATTGAAACCAATAAACT TACTGGTGCAGTCAGCGCTCGTAACATTCAGCTTGTGAAGAAAAAGCAATTGAGATGCCAGGGCGTGGTGTGTGCTACAAAG GAGGCGTTTGGGTTCATTGAGCGGGCCGATGTTGTGAAGGAAATCTTCTTTCACTACAGCGAGTTCAAGGGTGATCTGGAAGCCCTCCAGGCTGGGGATGACGTTGAGTTCACCATCAAGGACAGAAAC GGTAAGGAAGTAGCCACGGACGTGAGGCTGCTGCCTCAAGGAACAGTCATCTTTGAAGACATCAGCATCGAGCAGTTTGAAGGCACTGTTGTCAAGGTCATTCCCAAGGTTCCTACCAAAAATCAG AATGACCCTCTTCCGGGTCGTATCTCTGCTCGGATTGGGTTCACTGAGAAGGAACTCCCATTTGGCGAGAAAGACACAAAGTCCAAGGTGACGCTGTTGGAGGGAGATCACATACAGTTCAACATCTCCACCGACCGCAGAGATAAGCTGGAAAGGGCCACGAACATCGACATCCTCCCAGACACCTTCAACTTCACCAAGGAGACTCGCGAAATG GGTGTGATTGCAGCTATACGTGATGGCTTTGGCTTCATCAAGTGTGTAGATCGCGATGCTAGGATGTTCTTTCACTTCAGTGAAGTTCTAGAGGAAACCCAGCTACATATATCAGATGAAGTGGAGTTCACTGTAGTGCCT GATATGCTGTCAGCTCAGAGAAACCACGCTGTTCGCATTAAGAAGCTCCCTAAGGGCACGGTGTCCTTCCACACTCAGTCCGAACAGAGGTTTGTGGGTGTGGTGGAGAAGGACACCGTGGCAACCAAGAATTCTAGTCCTAACAAGAACAAGGAGAAG GAACCGGATGAAGGAGTTATCGTATATGATGACTGTGGGTTGAAAGTCAGTGTGCCATACCATACCAAAGACCTGGAGGCAGGAATTCATCTACAGGCTGGAGACAAG GTGGAGTTTTCGATTAGTGAGGTGAAACGCACTGGCCTGCAGAGTGCAGTGTCTGTGAGGCTCCTCAACCGCACAGTCTCCAAGAAGGTTTATGGATTTGTTGCCACACTGAAGGACAATTTTGGCTTCATTGAGACTGCAAATCATGATCAGGAGATTTTCTTTCACTACAG TGAGATGTGTGGAGACTTGGACAGTCTCGAACTGGGAGACACTGTGGAGTATTCGCCTTCTAagggaaaaggaaacaaaatcaGTGCTGAAAAGGTTACCAAAGTGGCTCCAG TGAATGCTCTAGGTGAAGATATTGATGCAACAGTGATTACAGGGAAGGTTATCCGCCCCTTACGCAGCGTAGATCCCTCCCAGTCAGAATACCAGGGGCTTATTGAAGTCATAGAGGAAG GGGCAAGTAAATGCCAGAAAATACCCTTTGGGATTATGAGTATGGCCAACAAGGCAGATTGTCTTCAGAAAGGAGAACCTGTGAAGTTCCAGCTTTGCACAGTTGCTCAAACTGGGCAGAAGATGGCATGCATCGTGGTGCCGCAACGCAGAGCCTTGGTCGAGTGTGTCAAAGATCAG TTTGGTTTCATCACATATGAAGTTGGTGAAAGCAAAAAACTGTTCTTCCACGTAAAAGAGGTGCAAGATAGCTTGGAGCTCCAGACGGGTGATGAGGTGGAATTCACAGTCGTCCTCAACCAGCGCACAGGGAAATTTAGTGCCTGTAATGTACGCAGAATCAG TGAGGCGCCCAAACCTGTTGTTACTCCACGCCCAGAACGTTTGGTGAAGAGATTGAAGAGCGTTACCCTTGATGATGCAAATGCTCCTCGCCTGATTGTTTTAAGACAGCCTCGTGGTCCAGACAGTACAAAG GGCTTCGGTTTGGAGCGTAAGGTGCGCCAGCCCGGGATCATCGACTGA
- the csde1 gene encoding cold shock domain-containing protein E1 isoform X2 produces the protein MERGSSEPPVPRNTGSAPSTSTDPMPIPRSSSVSFHPQPGCKKHKRTPLYQRSMSFDPSMLHNNGHTAYANGTGPGIRETGVVEKLLTSYGFIQCSERQARLFFHCSQYNGNLQELKIGDDVEFEVAPDRRTGKPIAVKLLKIKPEMLTEERISGQVVSAVPTHLDGKSAPGQVPTGSVCYERNGEVFYLTYTSDDVEGNMRVDMGDKVSFYIETNKLTGAVSARNIQLVKKKQLRCQGVVCATKEAFGFIERADVVKEIFFHYSEFKGDLEALQAGDDVEFTIKDRNGKEVATDVRLLPQGTVIFEDISIEQFEGTVVKVIPKVPTKNQNDPLPGRISARIGFTEKELPFGEKDTKSKVTLLEGDHIQFNISTDRRDKLERATNIDILPDTFNFTKETREMGVIAAIRDGFGFIKCVDRDARMFFHFSEVLEETQLHISDEVEFTVVPDMLSAQRNHAVRIKKLPKGTVSFHTQSEQRFVGVVEKDTVATKNSSPNKNKEKGKVIEKEPDEGVIVYDDCGLKVSVPYHTKDLEAGIHLQAGDKVEFSISEVKRTGLQSAVSVRLLNRTVSKKVYGFVATLKDNFGFIETANHDQEIFFHYSEMCGDLDSLELGDTVEYSPSKGKGNKISAEKVTKVAPVNALGEDIDATVITGKVIRPLRSVDPSQSEYQGLIEVIEEGASKCQKIPFGIMSMANKADCLQKGEPVKFQLCTVAQTGQKMACIVVPQRRALVECVKDQFGFITYEVGESKKLFFHVKEVQDSLELQTGDEVEFTVVLNQRTGKFSACNVRRISEAPKPVVTPRPERLVKRLKSVTLDDANAPRLIVLRQPRGPDSTKGFGLERKVRQPGIID, from the exons ATGGAAAGGGGCTCCTCAGAACCTCCAGTGCCTCGTAACACTGGGTCTGCCCCATCTACGTCTACGGATCCCATGCCTATCCCCCGCTCTTCTTCTGTCTCATTCCATCCCCAGCCTGGATGTAAAAAACACAAGCGGACTCCCTTGTATCAGAGATCA atGAGTTTTGATCCAAGCATGCTACATAACAATGGACACACTGCCTATGCTAATGGCACAGGGCCTGGCATCAGAGAGACTGGTGTGGTAGAAAAGCTCCTTACTTCCTACGGGTTCATCCAGTGTTCTGAACGGCAGGCGCGACTTTTCTTCCACTGTTCTCAGTACAATGGCAACCTGCAAGAGCTTAAAATAGGAG ATGATGTAGAGTTTGAGGTGGCCCCTGACAGGCGCACTGGCAAGCCCATTGCAGTTAAGCTGTTAAAAATAAAGCCAGAGATGCTGACAGAGGAGCGGATCTCTGGTCAG GTTGTCTCAGCAGTACCAACACACTTGGATGGAAAGTCTGCTCCCGGCCAGGTGCCCACTGGCAGCGTTTGTTATGAAAGAAATGGG GAGGTGTTCTACCTTACTTACACGTCTGATGATGTGGAAGGTAATATGCGTGTGGACATGGGTGACAAAGTCAGCTTTTACATTGAAACCAATAAACT TACTGGTGCAGTCAGCGCTCGTAACATTCAGCTTGTGAAGAAAAAGCAATTGAGATGCCAGGGCGTGGTGTGTGCTACAAAG GAGGCGTTTGGGTTCATTGAGCGGGCCGATGTTGTGAAGGAAATCTTCTTTCACTACAGCGAGTTCAAGGGTGATCTGGAAGCCCTCCAGGCTGGGGATGACGTTGAGTTCACCATCAAGGACAGAAAC GGTAAGGAAGTAGCCACGGACGTGAGGCTGCTGCCTCAAGGAACAGTCATCTTTGAAGACATCAGCATCGAGCAGTTTGAAGGCACTGTTGTCAAGGTCATTCCCAAGGTTCCTACCAAAAATCAG AATGACCCTCTTCCGGGTCGTATCTCTGCTCGGATTGGGTTCACTGAGAAGGAACTCCCATTTGGCGAGAAAGACACAAAGTCCAAGGTGACGCTGTTGGAGGGAGATCACATACAGTTCAACATCTCCACCGACCGCAGAGATAAGCTGGAAAGGGCCACGAACATCGACATCCTCCCAGACACCTTCAACTTCACCAAGGAGACTCGCGAAATG GGTGTGATTGCAGCTATACGTGATGGCTTTGGCTTCATCAAGTGTGTAGATCGCGATGCTAGGATGTTCTTTCACTTCAGTGAAGTTCTAGAGGAAACCCAGCTACATATATCAGATGAAGTGGAGTTCACTGTAGTGCCT GATATGCTGTCAGCTCAGAGAAACCACGCTGTTCGCATTAAGAAGCTCCCTAAGGGCACGGTGTCCTTCCACACTCAGTCCGAACAGAGGTTTGTGGGTGTGGTGGAGAAGGACACCGTGGCAACCAAGAATTCTAGTCCTAACAAGAACAAGGAGAAG GGTAAAGTTATAGAAAAG GAACCGGATGAAGGAGTTATCGTATATGATGACTGTGGGTTGAAAGTCAGTGTGCCATACCATACCAAAGACCTGGAGGCAGGAATTCATCTACAGGCTGGAGACAAG GTGGAGTTTTCGATTAGTGAGGTGAAACGCACTGGCCTGCAGAGTGCAGTGTCTGTGAGGCTCCTCAACCGCACAGTCTCCAAGAAGGTTTATGGATTTGTTGCCACACTGAAGGACAATTTTGGCTTCATTGAGACTGCAAATCATGATCAGGAGATTTTCTTTCACTACAG TGAGATGTGTGGAGACTTGGACAGTCTCGAACTGGGAGACACTGTGGAGTATTCGCCTTCTAagggaaaaggaaacaaaatcaGTGCTGAAAAGGTTACCAAAGTGGCTCCAG TGAATGCTCTAGGTGAAGATATTGATGCAACAGTGATTACAGGGAAGGTTATCCGCCCCTTACGCAGCGTAGATCCCTCCCAGTCAGAATACCAGGGGCTTATTGAAGTCATAGAGGAAG GGGCAAGTAAATGCCAGAAAATACCCTTTGGGATTATGAGTATGGCCAACAAGGCAGATTGTCTTCAGAAAGGAGAACCTGTGAAGTTCCAGCTTTGCACAGTTGCTCAAACTGGGCAGAAGATGGCATGCATCGTGGTGCCGCAACGCAGAGCCTTGGTCGAGTGTGTCAAAGATCAG TTTGGTTTCATCACATATGAAGTTGGTGAAAGCAAAAAACTGTTCTTCCACGTAAAAGAGGTGCAAGATAGCTTGGAGCTCCAGACGGGTGATGAGGTGGAATTCACAGTCGTCCTCAACCAGCGCACAGGGAAATTTAGTGCCTGTAATGTACGCAGAATCAG TGAGGCGCCCAAACCTGTTGTTACTCCACGCCCAGAACGTTTGGTGAAGAGATTGAAGAGCGTTACCCTTGATGATGCAAATGCTCCTCGCCTGATTGTTTTAAGACAGCCTCGTGGTCCAGACAGTACAAAG GGCTTCGGTTTGGAGCGTAAGGTGCGCCAGCCCGGGATCATCGACTGA
- the csde1 gene encoding cold shock domain-containing protein E1 isoform X6: protein MERGSSEPPVPRNTGSAPSTSTDPMPIPRSSSVSFHPQPGCKKHKRTPLYQRSMSFDPSMLHNNGHTAYANGTGPGIRETGVVEKLLTSYGFIQCSERQARLFFHCSQYNGNLQELKIGDDVEFEVAPDRRTGKPIAVKLLKIKPEMLTEERISGQVGPVLHAYPFTELHASINPVVSAVPTHLDGKSAPGQVPTGSVCYERNGEVFYLTYTSDDVEGNMRVDMGDKVSFYIETNKLTGAVSARNIQLVKKKQLRCQGVVCATKEAFGFIERADVVKEIFFHYSEFKGDLEALQAGDDVEFTIKDRNGKEVATDVRLLPQGTVIFEDISIEQFEGTVVKVIPKVPTKNQNDPLPGRISARIGFTEKELPFGEKDTKSKVTLLEGDHIQFNISTDRRDKLERATNIDILPDTFNFTKETREMDMLSAQRNHAVRIKKLPKGTVSFHTQSEQRFVGVVEKDTVATKNSSPNKNKEKEPDEGVIVYDDCGLKVSVPYHTKDLEAGIHLQAGDKVEFSISEVKRTGLQSAVSVRLLNRTVSKKVYGFVATLKDNFGFIETANHDQEIFFHYSEMCGDLDSLELGDTVEYSPSKGKGNKISAEKVTKVAPVNALGEDIDATVITGKVIRPLRSVDPSQSEYQGLIEVIEEGASKCQKIPFGIMSMANKADCLQKGEPVKFQLCTVAQTGQKMACIVVPQRRALVECVKDQFGFITYEVGESKKLFFHVKEVQDSLELQTGDEVEFTVVLNQRTGKFSACNVRRISEAPKPVVTPRPERLVKRLKSVTLDDANAPRLIVLRQPRGPDSTKGFGLERKVRQPGIID, encoded by the exons ATGGAAAGGGGCTCCTCAGAACCTCCAGTGCCTCGTAACACTGGGTCTGCCCCATCTACGTCTACGGATCCCATGCCTATCCCCCGCTCTTCTTCTGTCTCATTCCATCCCCAGCCTGGATGTAAAAAACACAAGCGGACTCCCTTGTATCAGAGATCA atGAGTTTTGATCCAAGCATGCTACATAACAATGGACACACTGCCTATGCTAATGGCACAGGGCCTGGCATCAGAGAGACTGGTGTGGTAGAAAAGCTCCTTACTTCCTACGGGTTCATCCAGTGTTCTGAACGGCAGGCGCGACTTTTCTTCCACTGTTCTCAGTACAATGGCAACCTGCAAGAGCTTAAAATAGGAG ATGATGTAGAGTTTGAGGTGGCCCCTGACAGGCGCACTGGCAAGCCCATTGCAGTTAAGCTGTTAAAAATAAAGCCAGAGATGCTGACAGAGGAGCGGATCTCTGGTCAGGTGGGGCCAGTCCTGCATGCCTATCCCTTCACTGAGCTGCATGCTAGTATTAATCCA GTTGTCTCAGCAGTACCAACACACTTGGATGGAAAGTCTGCTCCCGGCCAGGTGCCCACTGGCAGCGTTTGTTATGAAAGAAATGGG GAGGTGTTCTACCTTACTTACACGTCTGATGATGTGGAAGGTAATATGCGTGTGGACATGGGTGACAAAGTCAGCTTTTACATTGAAACCAATAAACT TACTGGTGCAGTCAGCGCTCGTAACATTCAGCTTGTGAAGAAAAAGCAATTGAGATGCCAGGGCGTGGTGTGTGCTACAAAG GAGGCGTTTGGGTTCATTGAGCGGGCCGATGTTGTGAAGGAAATCTTCTTTCACTACAGCGAGTTCAAGGGTGATCTGGAAGCCCTCCAGGCTGGGGATGACGTTGAGTTCACCATCAAGGACAGAAAC GGTAAGGAAGTAGCCACGGACGTGAGGCTGCTGCCTCAAGGAACAGTCATCTTTGAAGACATCAGCATCGAGCAGTTTGAAGGCACTGTTGTCAAGGTCATTCCCAAGGTTCCTACCAAAAATCAG AATGACCCTCTTCCGGGTCGTATCTCTGCTCGGATTGGGTTCACTGAGAAGGAACTCCCATTTGGCGAGAAAGACACAAAGTCCAAGGTGACGCTGTTGGAGGGAGATCACATACAGTTCAACATCTCCACCGACCGCAGAGATAAGCTGGAAAGGGCCACGAACATCGACATCCTCCCAGACACCTTCAACTTCACCAAGGAGACTCGCGAAATG GATATGCTGTCAGCTCAGAGAAACCACGCTGTTCGCATTAAGAAGCTCCCTAAGGGCACGGTGTCCTTCCACACTCAGTCCGAACAGAGGTTTGTGGGTGTGGTGGAGAAGGACACCGTGGCAACCAAGAATTCTAGTCCTAACAAGAACAAGGAGAAG GAACCGGATGAAGGAGTTATCGTATATGATGACTGTGGGTTGAAAGTCAGTGTGCCATACCATACCAAAGACCTGGAGGCAGGAATTCATCTACAGGCTGGAGACAAG GTGGAGTTTTCGATTAGTGAGGTGAAACGCACTGGCCTGCAGAGTGCAGTGTCTGTGAGGCTCCTCAACCGCACAGTCTCCAAGAAGGTTTATGGATTTGTTGCCACACTGAAGGACAATTTTGGCTTCATTGAGACTGCAAATCATGATCAGGAGATTTTCTTTCACTACAG TGAGATGTGTGGAGACTTGGACAGTCTCGAACTGGGAGACACTGTGGAGTATTCGCCTTCTAagggaaaaggaaacaaaatcaGTGCTGAAAAGGTTACCAAAGTGGCTCCAG TGAATGCTCTAGGTGAAGATATTGATGCAACAGTGATTACAGGGAAGGTTATCCGCCCCTTACGCAGCGTAGATCCCTCCCAGTCAGAATACCAGGGGCTTATTGAAGTCATAGAGGAAG GGGCAAGTAAATGCCAGAAAATACCCTTTGGGATTATGAGTATGGCCAACAAGGCAGATTGTCTTCAGAAAGGAGAACCTGTGAAGTTCCAGCTTTGCACAGTTGCTCAAACTGGGCAGAAGATGGCATGCATCGTGGTGCCGCAACGCAGAGCCTTGGTCGAGTGTGTCAAAGATCAG TTTGGTTTCATCACATATGAAGTTGGTGAAAGCAAAAAACTGTTCTTCCACGTAAAAGAGGTGCAAGATAGCTTGGAGCTCCAGACGGGTGATGAGGTGGAATTCACAGTCGTCCTCAACCAGCGCACAGGGAAATTTAGTGCCTGTAATGTACGCAGAATCAG TGAGGCGCCCAAACCTGTTGTTACTCCACGCCCAGAACGTTTGGTGAAGAGATTGAAGAGCGTTACCCTTGATGATGCAAATGCTCCTCGCCTGATTGTTTTAAGACAGCCTCGTGGTCCAGACAGTACAAAG GGCTTCGGTTTGGAGCGTAAGGTGCGCCAGCCCGGGATCATCGACTGA